The Kordia sp. SMS9 DNA window TTTCCACCCTGGAGGAATTGGAGTCGTACTCATGGTATTTTAGTTTTAAAATTTATAGATTTCTAAAGTACCGCTTTTACGAAGTTTATAAAAGGGTAGAAGTACGGGAATTTAGGAAGGCTTTCAGATGGGTTTATACGTTCCTTGCTTATTTTAAACGGTATCCCAATTCTACTATAAGATGCAACAAATAAGCTCGTCATTACTCTAAATTGGATCATTTCCCTGTTCGCATCAAAAAAAATGTATCTTTAAGAACTAAACCAAAGAGACATTTAAACGAAACTAATATGAGAAAAATAAGCAACTATTTTGCGGTCTTCATTTTATTATCATTGTTGATAGGATGCGCCGAGAAACCTGAAATTGAAACGTATGGAGCGCATTATCAACAGCATAAAGATTATAAAAGTCTTCAAAAAGTAGTGGAACTTATGAAGTTAGATGTAGATACTACGTATGTGAAAAAGATACTTGGCGAACCTATTGATATGGGATTTGACTACAGATACCTTATCGATTCTATTGGTCCGAAAGGTTGTTCCATAGGCGCAGTATTTCACATTAGCGAAGGCAAAATAGATGATAAATGGCTTGATGAAATTTGTGAATAAATCAACTTAGAAAGCATAAAAAATCCCAACTTGAAAAAGCTGGGATTTTTTAGTTTGTATAGAAGCAGTATGTGACAAACGTCTAAAAATCTAAAAGGACTAAGCAAGTCTAAAAAACTATTTTGTTTCCTCAACTTTACGTTCTTCCAGCAATTTTTTCAACTTTTTACCATACTTCGATGCTGCAATTTTTGGTGTGAGTCGCTTGTAGATTGTATCTAAAAATTTAATATTCGCATCTGAAGTTTCCGTCATCACCACATATGGTGAAATTTCTTTGTTACCATTCGTAATTGCGTAATTGAGAATGTAACGCATGCGACTTTTGGCATAATTGGAAATTTTTTCATTAATTTCTTTCACTTTTTCAGCATCTTCGTCTTTTTGTGCGTCCATGCCATCGCGAAGCAACATCAATTCTTTGGTGTTGTATTTTGTCATAAATTCTTTGAAAGCTTCCAAATCGGCATGATTTTTAGAACCTTTGACTTTCGCATCTTTTACGAATCGGCGTAGTGTAGTATTAAACGTCATTGCGCCAGGTTCCGCAAAAAACTCCACACGATCATTGAAGTCGTTAAAATCTTTTTTGTCCAAATACATGTACAATACTTCTGGTTCTTCAATCGTCGTTGTGAACATAAAACTTGGTTCGTTTCCGTCTACCACAAGTGAATCTAAGTTAATTAGTATAGTGTCTTGTATTTTTTGTAGAAAGATGGTTCCTTCCTTTAAACCATCAACATTTCCTGAAATGGTTAAGTTTCCTTTTTTCGTTTCTTTTCCACAAGCCATAAATCCTAAAACAGTTAGGACAACCAAACATTTTTTGAACATTATATTGAATTTTAAGAGCGCAAATATAGCTAAATTATACCATTTAAACTTTAAAATGCTACGTATAGAAATTGAATTATTTTGATTAGTTAAGACAAAAAACACAGTCTTATACAAAAGCTATGACGCCTATTTTTAACGTAGAAAGATCTACTTAGAATATTGTTGCTGTTTCTTTGATGCTTATTGATATAATTTTAAGGAACGACAACTTTAGAAGCCATTTCCATCAAAATTGTACACAAAATAGCGCCATAGGTTCCCACGACATAGCCAAAGACTGCCAACAACACACCAACCGAAGTCAATGATGGATGAAAAGCAGAAGCCACAATCGGCGCAGAAGCCGCACCACCAACATTTGCCTGACTTCCCACGGCGAGGAAGAAATACGGTGCACGAATGAGTTTTGCTACCAATATTAACAATCCTGCGTGAATCGCCATCCAAACGAGTCCGACCACTAATAATCCTGGATTTTCCAATACTTTTCCTAAGTCCATTTTCATTCCGATAGAAGCAACTAAAATGTAAATAAAAATACTTCCAATTTTACTCGCGCCCGCACCTTCATAATTTTTAGCTTTCGTGTACGATAATAAAATTCCAAACGCTGTGGCAATGGTAATCATCCAAAAGAAAGAAGAACCTAAAAAGGACAACGCGCCATCGTCGTTAGACACAATTTCAAACTGATTTAAGAAACTCGTAATGCTGCCTGCGCCAAAATGCGCCAACGAAACACCACCAAAAGCTAACGCTAGAATAATCATCAATTCTGTCAGCGTAGGATTTCGCTTGATTTTATCTGTAAACTCGGAAACGCGTTCTTTTAAACGTTCAATCGCAGAGGTATCGGCTTTTAATTTTTTGTCAATTTTTTTTGATTTTCCAATTCCTAAGAGTAAAATCGCCATCCATAAATTTGCTACGACAATATCTACTAATACCATGGCGCCATATTTATCCTGACTGTATTCAAAAATTTCTAACATTGCTGCTTGGTTAGCGCCGCCGCCAATCCAACTTCCCGCCAAGGTTGACAATCCACGCCAAACCGCATCAGGACCTGCGCCACCTACAGTTTCTGGTGAAAATACAGAGATGAGTAAAATTGCCAAAGGT harbors:
- a CDS encoding DUF4369 domain-containing protein; translated protein: MFKKCLVVLTVLGFMACGKETKKGNLTISGNVDGLKEGTIFLQKIQDTILINLDSLVVDGNEPSFMFTTTIEEPEVLYMYLDKKDFNDFNDRVEFFAEPGAMTFNTTLRRFVKDAKVKGSKNHADLEAFKEFMTKYNTKELMLLRDGMDAQKDEDAEKVKEINEKISNYAKSRMRYILNYAITNGNKEISPYVVMTETSDANIKFLDTIYKRLTPKIAASKYGKKLKKLLEERKVEETK
- a CDS encoding DUF819 domain-containing protein, with amino-acid sequence MLLLGFVFFTESSKNTGWKKFYKFVPALLICYMLPAILSTFGIISDKYSEAYFIASRFLLPAALILMTLSIDLKGVFKLGPKALIMFFTGTVGIIIGGPLAILLISVFSPETVGGAGPDAVWRGLSTLAGSWIGGGANQAAMLEIFEYSQDKYGAMVLVDIVVANLWMAILLLGIGKSKKIDKKLKADTSAIERLKERVSEFTDKIKRNPTLTELMIILALAFGGVSLAHFGAGSITSFLNQFEIVSNDDGALSFLGSSFFWMITIATAFGILLSYTKAKNYEGAGASKIGSIFIYILVASIGMKMDLGKVLENPGLLVVGLVWMAIHAGLLILVAKLIRAPYFFLAVGSQANVGGAASAPIVASAFHPSLTSVGVLLAVFGYVVGTYGAILCTILMEMASKVVVP